Proteins found in one Rhodobacter capsulatus SB 1003 genomic segment:
- a CDS encoding WYL domain-containing protein: MGDLDGRAASLVLTRRGLGARLAGAVLAGGVGGGSAVAAVPAPDPDLRDAALRGLALAQHRGDPVTAAAARAALARLAETDPEAAILTRLYQLLDVRPAAYWQEAAANEPPARAEDLAVLHGAIRACAPVAFGYTDRGGTVTTRRALPLALVHPAQGVKLLAFCETREGFRQFFVRAMTGLSLQPGDFSADRGALLQGLLEKEEGGPL; this comes from the coding sequence ATGGGGGATCTTGACGGCCGCGCCGCCTCGCTGGTGCTGACGCGCCGGGGGCTTGGGGCAAGGCTTGCGGGCGCAGTTCTGGCGGGGGGTGTCGGGGGCGGGTCGGCCGTGGCGGCGGTTCCCGCGCCCGATCCCGATTTGCGCGACGCGGCGCTGCGCGGGCTGGCGCTGGCGCAGCACCGGGGCGATCCGGTGACGGCGGCGGCGGCGCGGGCGGCATTGGCGCGACTGGCCGAGACCGACCCCGAGGCGGCGATCCTGACGCGGCTTTATCAGTTGCTCGATGTCCGCCCCGCCGCCTATTGGCAAGAGGCGGCCGCAAACGAACCGCCCGCCAGGGCCGAGGATCTGGCGGTGCTGCATGGGGCGATCCGCGCCTGCGCGCCGGTCGCCTTCGGCTACACCGACAGGGGCGGCACCGTGACTACCCGCCGCGCGCTGCCCTTGGCGCTGGTGCATCCGGCGCAGGGGGTGAAGCTGCTCGCGTTCTGCGAGACCCGGGAGGGCTTCCGGCAATTCTTCGTGCGCGCGATGACCGGGCTGAGCCTGCAGCCGGGCGATTTTTCGGCGGATCGTGGCGCACTTTTGCAAGGGCTGCTGGAAAAGGAAGAGGGGGGGCCGCTTTAG
- the cas5c gene encoding type I-C CRISPR-associated protein Cas5c, whose protein sequence is MAYGIRLHVRGRHALFTRPELKVERVSYDVMTPSAARGILEAIHWKPAISWVIDRIHVLEPIRFQSIRRNEVGHKAPTGSIKQAMNRGDLAGLQILVDEDRQQRASTVLVAPAYVIEAHFTLTAKAGAEDSEGKHLDIFNRRAARGQCFHQPCLGTREFAADFALLAPDAALPARNPLAETADLGFGTPRDLGLMLWDIDHAAPGRPSMFFRARLVEGVMEVPRPGSPEVLR, encoded by the coding sequence ATGGCTTATGGAATTCGTTTGCACGTGCGGGGGCGCCATGCGCTGTTTACCCGGCCGGAATTGAAGGTGGAGCGGGTCAGCTATGACGTGATGACCCCCTCGGCCGCGCGCGGTATCCTTGAGGCGATCCACTGGAAGCCCGCCATCAGTTGGGTGATCGATCGCATCCATGTGCTCGAACCGATCCGCTTTCAGTCGATCCGCCGCAACGAGGTCGGTCACAAGGCGCCGACTGGTTCGATCAAGCAGGCGATGAACCGGGGCGATCTGGCGGGGCTGCAAATTCTGGTCGATGAGGACCGCCAGCAACGCGCCTCGACCGTGCTCGTCGCCCCCGCCTATGTGATCGAGGCGCATTTCACCCTGACCGCAAAGGCCGGGGCCGAGGACAGCGAGGGCAAGCATCTCGACATCTTCAACCGCCGCGCCGCGCGCGGGCAGTGTTTTCATCAGCCCTGTCTTGGCACCCGCGAATTCGCCGCCGATTTCGCGCTTCTCGCCCCCGATGCGGCCTTGCCCGCGCGCAATCCGCTGGCGGAAACGGCGGATCTGGGCTTTGGCACGCCGCGCGATCTGGGGCTGATGCTGTGGGACATCGACCATGCTGCGCCCGGCCGCCCCTCGATGTTCTTTCGCGCCCGGCTGGTCGAGGGCGTGATGGAGGTGCCGCGCCCCGGATCGCCGGAGGTGCTGCGATGA
- a CDS encoding CRISPR-associated endonuclease Cas3'' yields the protein MTHYAHSGTQADRSDWQTLLDHLRMVALLAQDRGAAFGLGAAAELAGRLHDLGKYDPAFDRVLCGEPGPVVDHSTAGGRVLLDPASGCPKPVAEALAQTILGHHAGLPDTNSPEDGGCLVARIARPGAALAAQASADMPEDFNAVSDEFRRKLRKDKAGFDFSVATRMVFSCLVDADYRDTEAFYDALEGRSRDRDWPALQSLLPAFRARFDAHMAAFDPGTDLNRLRAEILAQVRAKAALPPGLITLSVPTGGGKTLASLGFALDHAACHGHRRIIYAIPFTSIIDQTVQVFADLLGAENVLEHHSAIEIETPGPGRREAADTKDRSRDKVRQAMEDWAAPVVVTTNVQLFESLFAARPSRCRKLHNIAGSVIVLDEAQCLPRKVLLPTLAMLDTLCAHYGCTVVLCTATQPAFDSAQLQPGGLALAGRELAPDPGTLAGRLRRARIVQGGAMDDAGLVAALAATPQGFVIVNSRRHALALYRAAEAAGLEGLLHLTTRQYPAHRREIIEQIRARLKAGQPCRLIATSLIEAGVDLDFPCGWRAEAGLDSVIQAAGRVNREGKRPLDASVLTVFSAPDNAPPGDVAQLAGAMQSVARGCDDLLDPAAIRRWFEEVYWRAGPKRLDAEGLMDRFTFDGSATNFAFRTVAERYRMIDSPMVPVIVARDETAADWVARLSNEWEKSGPLARALQPFTVQIPQRARETLRANDKGDFEAAPLRGDAFFVLSDGGLYRDDFGLWWEQADYLSADQSVI from the coding sequence ATGACACATTATGCACATTCGGGAACGCAGGCGGACCGGTCCGACTGGCAGACACTGCTTGATCATCTGCGGATGGTGGCGCTTTTGGCGCAAGACCGCGGCGCGGCCTTTGGGCTTGGCGCGGCGGCGGAACTGGCGGGGCGGTTGCACGATCTGGGCAAATACGATCCTGCCTTTGATCGGGTGCTCTGCGGTGAACCGGGACCGGTTGTCGATCATTCCACCGCGGGGGGGCGGGTGCTGCTCGACCCCGCCTCGGGCTGCCCGAAACCCGTGGCCGAGGCTTTGGCGCAGACGATCCTTGGCCATCATGCGGGTTTGCCCGACACCAACAGTCCAGAAGACGGCGGCTGTCTGGTCGCCCGGATCGCGCGGCCGGGGGCGGCGCTTGCTGCGCAAGCCAGTGCGGACATGCCCGAGGATTTCAACGCGGTGTCGGACGAATTTCGTCGCAAGCTGCGCAAGGACAAGGCCGGTTTCGACTTTTCGGTCGCGACGCGGATGGTGTTTTCCTGCCTTGTCGATGCGGATTATCGCGACACCGAAGCCTTTTACGATGCGCTTGAAGGGCGAAGCCGCGACCGCGACTGGCCCGCGTTGCAAAGCCTTCTGCCTGCGTTCCGGGCGCGGTTCGACGCGCATATGGCCGCCTTTGACCCCGGAACCGATCTGAACCGCCTGCGCGCCGAAATCCTGGCGCAGGTCCGGGCCAAGGCCGCACTGCCGCCGGGCCTGATCACCCTCTCGGTCCCGACGGGCGGTGGAAAAACCCTTGCCTCGCTTGGCTTTGCGCTGGATCACGCGGCGTGCCACGGGCATCGGCGGATCATCTATGCGATCCCCTTCACCTCGATCATCGACCAGACGGTGCAGGTCTTTGCCGATCTGCTGGGCGCCGAAAACGTGCTGGAACATCACAGCGCCATCGAGATCGAAACGCCGGGCCCGGGCCGCCGCGAGGCTGCCGATACGAAGGACCGAAGCCGCGACAAGGTCCGGCAGGCGATGGAGGACTGGGCCGCCCCCGTCGTCGTCACCACCAATGTGCAACTGTTCGAAAGCCTGTTTGCCGCGCGCCCTTCGCGCTGTCGCAAGCTGCACAACATTGCCGGATCGGTGATCGTGCTGGACGAGGCGCAATGCCTGCCGCGCAAGGTCTTGCTGCCGACGCTTGCCATGCTGGACACGCTTTGCGCGCATTACGGCTGCACGGTGGTGCTTTGCACCGCGACGCAGCCGGCCTTTGACAGCGCGCAATTGCAGCCGGGCGGTCTGGCGCTGGCCGGGCGGGAACTTGCGCCCGATCCGGGGACATTGGCCGGGCGGTTGCGCCGCGCGCGGATCGTGCAGGGGGGCGCGATGGACGATGCGGGCCTGGTCGCGGCGCTCGCTGCCACGCCGCAAGGCTTTGTCATCGTCAACAGCCGCAGGCACGCACTGGCGCTTTACCGCGCGGCCGAGGCGGCGGGGCTGGAGGGGCTCCTCCATCTGACCACCCGGCAATACCCCGCGCATCGGCGCGAGATCATCGAGCAGATCAGGGCGCGCCTCAAGGCGGGGCAGCCCTGCCGCCTGATTGCCACCAGCCTGATCGAAGCGGGGGTGGACCTTGATTTTCCCTGTGGCTGGCGCGCCGAGGCGGGGCTTGATTCCGTCATTCAGGCGGCCGGAAGGGTGAACCGGGAGGGCAAGCGGCCGCTTGACGCATCGGTGCTGACGGTGTTTTCCGCGCCCGACAACGCCCCGCCGGGGGATGTGGCGCAACTGGCCGGGGCGATGCAATCGGTGGCGCGGGGGTGCGACGACCTGCTTGACCCCGCCGCGATCCGGCGCTGGTTCGAAGAGGTCTATTGGCGGGCAGGGCCGAAGCGGCTTGATGCCGAGGGGCTGATGGACAGGTTCACCTTTGATGGTTCCGCGACGAATTTCGCCTTCCGCACGGTGGCCGAGCGTTACCGGATGATCGACAGCCCGATGGTGCCGGTGATCGTGGCGCGCGACGAGACGGCCGCGGACTGGGTGGCAAGGCTCTCGAATGAGTGGGAGAAATCCGGCCCGCTTGCCCGCGCGCTGCAACCCTTCACGGTGCAGATCCCGCAAAGGGCGCGCGAGACGCTGCGGGCGAATGACAAGGGGGATTTCGAGGCCGCTCCTCTGCGTGGCGATGCGTTTTTCGTGCTGAGCGATGGCGGGCTTTACCGTGACGATTTCGGCCTGTGGTGGGAGCAGGCGGACTATCTGAGCGCGGATCAGAGTGTCATTTGA
- the cas8c gene encoding type I-C CRISPR-associated protein Cas8c/Csd1 has product MSLLASLVRAYERMPDAPPYGYSTEKIGFCVVLTAAGEVVEVADLRDTDKKRSPRMLMVPQAVKRTVGIAPNFLWDKSAYVLGVTAGEGKRTAEEHAKFRERHLTALAGAEDPGLLALARFLQTWTPEAFGPPLWPEEAKDQNLVFRLADEFGYLHDRPAARALWARLGAEAASEAQVCLVTGASAPVARLHPSLKGVWGAQSSGASLISFNLDAFNSYGHEQGDNAPVSEGAAFAYTTALNRFLEKDSGHRLQIGDASTVFWADASEAEAAQAEGFFAAFFDTAATEKIEALNIGAQLARIRACEPLAEVAPQLASGVRFCVLGLAPNAARLSVRFWWEDDFGTLTAHYQRYLDDMRLDPPPRDDWPPLWRYLSELAPQGKRENVPPLIAGDWMRAILTGTAYPLTLLSTVLMRIRADGEINALRAAMLKSVLIRNFQSKEAPVALDPASKDTGYVLGRLFAAYENIQKAALGKGVNATIRDKFYGSASATPARVFGSLAANAFNHLAKIRKEKPAFAHYLQDELQQIANLLEVSAEPFPSSLSQESQAKFALGYYHQASFRKPADTEQEPHSEEQPQ; this is encoded by the coding sequence ATGAGCCTGCTTGCGTCCCTGGTGCGGGCTTACGAGCGGATGCCCGATGCGCCGCCCTATGGCTATTCGACCGAGAAGATCGGTTTTTGCGTGGTTCTGACGGCGGCGGGCGAGGTCGTCGAGGTCGCCGATCTGCGCGACACCGACAAGAAGCGCAGCCCGCGCATGCTGATGGTGCCGCAGGCGGTCAAGCGCACCGTCGGTATCGCCCCCAACTTCCTGTGGGACAAGAGCGCCTATGTGCTGGGCGTCACCGCAGGCGAGGGCAAACGCACCGCCGAGGAACATGCGAAGTTCCGCGAAAGGCATCTGACCGCGCTGGCCGGAGCGGAAGATCCGGGGCTTTTGGCCCTTGCCCGGTTTTTGCAGACCTGGACGCCCGAGGCCTTTGGGCCGCCGCTCTGGCCCGAGGAGGCGAAAGACCAGAACCTTGTGTTTCGGCTGGCAGACGAATTTGGCTACCTGCACGACCGTCCCGCCGCGCGGGCGCTTTGGGCGCGGCTTGGGGCCGAGGCGGCGTCTGAGGCGCAGGTCTGCCTTGTGACGGGGGCCTCTGCCCCGGTCGCGCGGCTGCATCCGTCCTTGAAGGGGGTCTGGGGCGCGCAATCCTCGGGGGCCAGTCTGATTTCGTTCAACCTCGACGCTTTCAATTCCTACGGCCACGAACAGGGCGACAATGCCCCGGTGTCGGAGGGCGCGGCCTTCGCCTATACCACTGCGCTCAATCGCTTTTTGGAAAAGGACAGCGGTCACCGCCTCCAGATCGGCGATGCCTCGACGGTATTCTGGGCGGATGCGTCCGAGGCCGAGGCGGCGCAGGCCGAGGGCTTCTTTGCCGCCTTTTTCGATACGGCGGCGACCGAGAAGATCGAGGCCTTGAACATCGGCGCGCAACTGGCGCGCATCCGGGCTTGCGAGCCGCTTGCCGAGGTGGCGCCGCAGCTGGCAAGCGGCGTGCGGTTCTGCGTTCTGGGCCTTGCCCCCAATGCCGCGCGGCTTTCGGTGCGGTTCTGGTGGGAGGACGACTTCGGCACGCTGACGGCGCATTATCAGCGTTACCTTGACGACATGCGCCTTGATCCGCCGCCGCGCGACGACTGGCCGCCGCTTTGGAGATATCTCTCCGAACTGGCGCCGCAGGGCAAACGCGAGAACGTGCCCCCCCTGATCGCGGGCGACTGGATGCGCGCGATCCTGACCGGCACCGCCTATCCGCTGACGCTGCTGTCGACCGTGCTCATGCGCATCCGCGCCGATGGCGAGATCAACGCCCTGCGCGCGGCGATGCTCAAATCCGTTCTGATCCGCAATTTCCAGTCAAAGGAGGCCCCGGTGGCACTTGATCCCGCATCCAAAGACACGGGCTATGTCTTGGGTCGCCTGTTCGCGGCTTATGAAAACATCCAGAAGGCCGCGCTTGGCAAAGGCGTGAACGCGACGATCCGCGACAAATTCTATGGCTCGGCTTCCGCCACGCCCGCGCGGGTGTTCGGCTCGCTCGCCGCCAACGCCTTCAATCACTTGGCCAAGATCCGCAAGGAGAAACCGGCCTTCGCGCATTACCTGCAGGACGAACTGCAGCAGATCGCCAACTTGCTGGAGGTCTCCGCCGAACCTTTCCCGTCTTCGCTGTCGCAGGAATCGCAGGCGAAATTCGCGCTGGGCTATTACCACCAGGCCAGCTTCCGCAAGCCTGCCGACACCGAGCAAGAGCCCCATTCCGAGGAGCAACCGCAATGA
- a CDS encoding DEAD/DEAH box helicase, which produces MRNDAVLTTYTTLTSYQHSLARIPFAAAVFDEIQAIKNPASLRAAAARAIKADFRIGLTGTPIENSTVDLWAIMDQLAPGALGTLREFRSRYGEPDEANMAELHARVFTPQDGLPPLALRRMKDKVARDLPAKTRVLVPREMPALQAQVYDAARLQLASGTPGAALKLLHHIRTVSVRPALGSLSADAEFIAASARLAATFDILRQIRAKGERALVFIEHRQMQYRFIEIARAEFGLDRIDLINGETPIAQRQQIVNRFQAHLEQGGGFDLLVLGPKAAGTGLTLTAATHVIHLSRWWNPAAEEQCNDRVHRLGQTRPVQIHVPMAIHPGYRAHSFDCLLHSLMQRKRRMASAALWPMRDTDADAQQLQGMVAWEVTGLERGQSVAQAMAETFAREGVACPEPGEGGAYAFV; this is translated from the coding sequence TTGCGCAACGATGCCGTTCTGACGACCTACACCACGCTGACGAGTTATCAGCATTCTTTGGCCCGCATTCCCTTTGCCGCCGCTGTGTTCGACGAAATCCAGGCGATCAAGAACCCGGCTTCGCTGCGGGCGGCGGCGGCGCGCGCGATCAAGGCGGATTTCCGCATCGGCCTGACCGGCACGCCGATCGAGAATTCCACCGTCGATCTCTGGGCGATCATGGATCAACTTGCCCCCGGTGCGCTGGGCACCTTGCGGGAATTTCGCAGCCGTTACGGCGAACCGGACGAGGCCAATATGGCCGAGCTGCACGCGCGGGTGTTCACGCCGCAAGACGGGTTGCCCCCGCTCGCGCTGCGACGGATGAAGGACAAGGTTGCCCGCGATCTGCCCGCCAAGACACGCGTTCTGGTGCCACGCGAAATGCCCGCGCTGCAGGCGCAAGTTTACGATGCCGCCCGCCTGCAATTGGCCAGCGGCACCCCGGGCGCGGCCCTGAAGCTTCTGCATCACATCCGCACCGTCTCGGTGCGTCCCGCGCTGGGCAGTCTCAGTGCGGATGCGGAGTTCATCGCGGCGTCGGCGCGGCTGGCCGCAACCTTCGACATCTTGCGCCAGATCCGCGCAAAGGGCGAACGCGCGCTGGTGTTCATCGAGCACCGCCAGATGCAATATCGCTTCATCGAGATTGCCCGCGCGGAATTCGGCCTCGACCGGATCGATCTGATCAACGGGGAGACCCCGATCGCGCAGCGTCAGCAGATTGTCAATCGCTTTCAGGCACATCTGGAGCAGGGGGGCGGGTTCGATCTTCTGGTTCTGGGGCCGAAAGCGGCGGGCACCGGCTTGACCCTGACCGCTGCGACGCATGTGATCCATCTCTCGCGCTGGTGGAACCCGGCGGCCGAGGAGCAATGCAACGACCGGGTGCATCGGCTGGGTCAGACCCGCCCGGTGCAGATCCATGTGCCGATGGCGATCCATCCGGGGTATCGTGCGCACAGTTTCGATTGCCTTCTTCACAGCCTGATGCAGCGCAAACGCCGCATGGCCAGCGCCGCGCTTTGGCCGATGAGAGACACCGATGCCGACGCGCAGCAGCTTCAGGGCATGGTCGCGTGGGAGGTCACGGGGCTGGAACGCGGGCAGAGCGTTGCGCAGGCCATGGCCGAGACCTTCGCTCGCGAAGGCGTCGCATGTCCGGAACCGGGTGAGGGAGGGGCTTACGCTTTCGTTTAG